The following proteins are encoded in a genomic region of Alnus glutinosa chromosome 8, dhAlnGlut1.1, whole genome shotgun sequence:
- the LOC133874835 gene encoding proteasome activator subunit 4-like isoform X1 yields the protein MHLYNAWLPPHVAEETKREKGSFARVVRTVKELHRPDDPDSVYSTLAWIPVIKLFIDAESEVALEDVGTLVKIGLELFHVSQNNLYAQVKWGKTLLRLINKYHKKLSLRVPWRPFYDTLISTHFTRNTGPEGAILKQRHFETLTCLVQSCRRFFPPGSALDIWSEFRPLVENPWHNSAFEGSGFLRLFLPTNLDNQDFYSCGRIKECVDLWDSIPNCHFWNCQWAGVIARVVKNCNFIDWECFLPTLFIRYLNMFKVPVANGCESYPFPLDVPQNIRFLFSNKTGTLVKAIAKSIVYLLKPHSSAQEHLEKFVNLLEQYYHPSNDGRWTYSLERVLLHLVTQFKKRLKHEQQNTNNGRPVELRLGRSERTFFVNVVLKLIDRGQYSKDEDLSDTVVAAISILSYVEPSLVLPFVASRYYMALETMTATHQLEIAVMSMAYVGRSLLLTTLSPYSVKPVHLGGGNVFIDLLRVSLSNALLGMDANDPPKTLATMQLISSIFSNLASLDDNTNGLLFMPIRFSQWLDEFLSRLFSLLLYLEPSSVLNEGLYSPETSGTFLVQYSSYYYIMLEILLGKLSKSLYDQALRKISEFVRTNTLPGAVEEVGLLCCACIHSNREEAVNHLIEPLLLSVISSLEDTLLLGFSEGKISNALISIKAKPALSPALETTINYQLKVLSIAISYGGPALLRCKDQFKEAIVSCFDSPSWKVNKAGGHLLRSLLRSLTHYYPTDLYKCILCHPDATALDKWISTKDYSEDEPVMPPKWHIPSSEEVQFANELLDLHLQSALDDLYRICQAGIHSEPGDNKEHLKVTLLRVDSSLQGVLSCLPDFNPSSRNGMVEDPDHAPFLIAGATGLHIGSSELREKAAEVIHAACKYLLEEKSDDSILLTLVIHIMDALVNYGRFWYDEWFGEAWNLESASITEPPINFIVSSHSKGKRRPRWNLIDKAYLHSMWRSLKSSYNKFCATGNFHPSNHMILLLDDLLKLCLHNYATVRRLASKSLLKMIKRWPSMISKCVFSLSENLRDLNSPEHAVLGSCAILTSKTVLRHLSTDSKSFSSFILGILLSSHHESLKAQKAIIELFVTYNIQFAGVSRSIFRTSDYRINGTDSANLVSQIISLGSDSSSLHWRYNLMANRVLLLLAMTSRNYLNSSSEILSDTAGHFLKNLKCRLPQTRILAISALNTLLKESPYKFSADAQPFFCDDLEGSTKSSLEGALTRIFKADGFFNETLNSLSLVHIITDAESTSSRGNNGNSILQSQADKSITRFYFDFSASWPRTPSWISLLESNSFYSKFARIFKRLVQECGMSVLLALKSTLEEFSNAKEKSKQCVAAEAFAGILHSDANGILGQWDSWMMVHLQNIILAQSVESIPEWAACVRYAVSGKGRYGTRVPLLRQQILDCLAIPLPPKVATTVVAKRYAFLAAALIEISPQKMQVGELQIHNKLLEELLGNMCHSSAQVRETIGVTLSVLCSNIRLYVLSDRHHSHEGGKNDVNNQLTESCIKILKEQASQVLMNIQNTSHCVSLETSRDLNVPDGHLNGDSQDDVKWMETLFHFIISSLKSGRSSFLLDVIVGLLYPVISLQETLNKDLSALAKAAFDLLGWRIFWEPHLQEVVSVILSSANDSNWRTRSAVLTYLRIFMHRHTFILSRSEKQKIWRTAEKLLIDIQVEASSRVREHAATVLAGLMKGGDEDLARDFRDRAYNVANLLERKIKQRKRSEGQSVASIHGPVLALAACVLSAPYDMPSWLPEHVTLLARFSGEPSPVKSTVTKAIAEFRRTHADTWDIQKNSFSEEQLEVLADTSSSSSYFA from the exons ATGCATCTCTACAATGCTTGGCTGCCACCCCATGTTGCTGAGGAAACCAAGAGAGAGAAGGGATCCTTTGCTCGGGTCGTCAGGACAGTCAAGGAGCTGCATCGACCCGATGATCCTGATTCCGTTTACTCCACTCTCGCTTGGATACCTGTCATCAAACT TTTCATAGATGCTGAAAGTGAAGTGGCTTTGGAAGATGTAGGTACCCTCGTCAAAATTGGTTTAGAATTGTTTCACGTATCACAAAACAACCTTTATGCTCAg GTTAAATGGGGAAAAACATTACTCAGATTAATCAATAAGTATCACAAGAAATTGTCATTGAGAGTTCCGTGGCGGCCTTTTTATGATACTCTGATTAGCACACATTTCACCAG GAATACAGGTCCAGAAGGAGCGATACTAAAACAACGACATTTTGAGACTCTTACTTGTCTTGTTCAATCCTGCAGGAGATTCTTCCCACCAGGTTCTGCCTTGGACATATGGTCTGAGTTTAG ACCTTTAGTGGAAAATCCATGGCATAATTCAGCCTTTGAAGGATCTGGATTTCTGAGACTGTTTCTTCCTACAAATTTGGACAACCAGGACTTCTATTCATg TGGTAGGATTAAAGAGTGTGTAGACCTATGGGACTCGATACCAAATTGCCACTTCTGGAACTGTCAATGGGCTGGTGTGATAGCTCGTGTTGTAAAGAATTGCAACTTTATCGATTGGGAGTGTTTCTTGCCCACACTTTTCATTAGATACTTAAATATGTTTAAG GTTCCAGTGGCAAATGGATGTGAATCATACCCATTTCCTCTGGATGTTCCCCAAAACATAAGGTTCTTATTCTCCAACAAAACGGGTACCCTAGTGAAGGCTATTGCAAAATCAATT GTATATCTACTAAAACCTCATAGTTCAGCACAAGAGCACCTTGAGAAATTTGTCAACCTTTTGGAACA ATATTACCATCCTTCTAATGATGGTCGATGGACTTATTCATTGGAGCGTGTTTTGCTACATTTGGTCACTCAATTCAAGAAACGCCTAAAACATGAACAACA GAACACAAATAACGGTAGACCTGTCGAACTGCGTCTGGGAAGATCAGAGAGGACTTTCTTTGTGAATGTGGTGCTCAAGTTAATTGACCGTGGTCAATATAGCAAGGATGAAGATCTTTCTGACACGGTTGTGGCTGCAATTTCTATTCTGTCCTATGTGGAGCCTTCCTTGGTTCTTCCTTTTGTAGCATCTCGATATTATATGGCCTTGGAGACG ATGACTGCCACCCACCAATTGGAAATTGCTGTGATGTCCATGGCATATGTTGGGCGTTCACTACTTCTCACAACCCTATCACCTTACTCAGTAAAACCTGTTCATCTTGGTGGTGGTAATGTGTTCATTGATCTTCTGAGGGTTTCATTATCCAATGCATTACTTGGTATGGATGCCAATGATCCTCCTAAAACCTTGGCAACCATGCAATTAATTAGTTCCATATTTTCCAAT TTGGCTTCTTTAGATGATAATACAAATGGGTTGTTATTCATGCCAATCCGCTTTTCTCAATGGCTGGATGAGTTCTTATCTCGCTTATTTTCCTTGCTTCTATACTTGGAACCTAGCAGTGTTCT GAATGAAGGCCTATATTCACCAGAAACTTCAGGAACTTTTCTGGTCCAGTACAGTTCTTACTACTATATTATGCTTGAAATCTTGCTTGGGAAACTTTCAAAATCACTTTATGATCAG gctTTGAGGAAAATTTCCGAGTTTGTCAGGACCAATACTCTTCCTGGGGCAGTTGAAGAAGTTGGACTGCTTTGCTGCGCATGCATCCATTCGAACCGAGAAGAGGCGGTTAATCACCTTATTGAGCCACTCTTGTTGTCTGTTATATCCTCCTTGGAAGATACACTGCTTCTGGGATTTAGTGAAGGCAAAATTTCCAATGCCTTAATTTCAATAAAG GCGAAACCGGCACTTTCTCCAGCTCTTGAAACAACAATTAATTATCAATTGAAAGTACTATCAATCGCCATCAGTTATGGAGGTCCTGCACTTCTACGTTGCAAGGATCAATTTAAAGAAGCTATCGTTTCCTGTTTTGACTCACCATCTTGGAAG GTCAATAAAGCTGGTGGTCATCTTCTTCGATCACTCCTTAGAAGCCTGACACACTACTATCCTACTGATCTGTACAA GTGCATTTTGTGTCACCCTGACGCAACTGCACTGGACAAATGGATCAGCACAAAAGATTATTCTGAGGATGAACCAGTGATGCCCCCCAAGTGGCATATTCCGAGTTCTGAAGAAGTCCAATTTGCAAATGAACttttggatcttcatcttcaatcAGCTTTGGATGATCTTTATAGAATATGCCAAGCTGGAATCCATTCTGAGCCAG GGGACAACAAAGAGCACTTGAAAGTGACTCTTTTACGAGTTGATTCTTCATTGCAAGGTGTTTTGTCTTGCTTGCCTGATTTCAATCCATCCTCCAGGAATGGCATGGTTGAAGATCCAGATCATGCTCCTTTCTTAATAGCTGGAGCTACAGGTTTGCATATTGGCAGCAGTGAATTGCGGGAAAAAGCCGCTGAGGTCATACATGCTGCCTGCAA ATACTTATTAGAGGAAAAATCAGACGACAGCATCCTATTGACACTTGTTATTCATATTATGGATGCTTTAGTAAACTACG GAAGGTTTTGGTATGATGAGTGGTTTGGGGAGGCTTGGAATTTGGAGTCTGCGTCCATAACAGAACCtccaataaattttattgtgtCATCGCATTCTAAAGGAAAGAGAAG GCCAAGGTGGAACCTTATTGACAAGGCATACCTGCACAGCATGTGGAGATCTTTAAAGTCATCCTATAATAAATTTTGTGCAACTGGGAACTTCCATCCATCAAATCATATGATTCTTTTACTGGATGATCTTCTAAAGCTTTGTTTGCATAACTATGCAACAGTTCGCAG ACTCGCTAGCAAATCTTTGTTGAAGATGATCAAGAGATGGCCATctatgatttcaaagtgtgttTTCTCTCTTAGTGAGAACTTACGGGACCTCAACTCACCTGAACATGCAGTTCTAGGTTCTTGTGCAATCCTTACCTCAAAAACAGTTCTCAGGCATTTGTCAACG GATTCAAAGTCATTCTCTTCATTTATCCTTGGGATTCTTTTGAG CTCCCATCATGAATCACTAAAAGCCCAGAAAGCAATCATTGAG CTTTTTGTCACATACAACATCCAATTTGCTGGAGTATCTAGAAGCATTTTCAGGACATCAGATTATCGTATAAATGGAACAGATTCTGCAAATCTGGTTTCACAGATTATTTCCTTGGGTTCTGACTCTAGCAGCTTGCATTGGCg ATATAATCTGATGGCAAATAGAGTTCTGCTCCTCTTGGCTATGACATCCAGGAATTATCTGAATTCCTCTTCAGAAATCTTGAGTGATACTGCTG GTCACTTCTTGAAGAATTTAAAATGCCGTCTTCCTCAGACAAGAATACTTGCAATCTCGGCTCTAAATACACTGTTAAAAGAATCACCTTATAAATTTTCAGCTGATGCACAGCCTTTCTTTTGTGATGATTTAGAAGGAAGTACAAAATCATCCCTTGAAGGAGCTTTGACTCGAATTTTTAAAGCAGACGGATTTTTCAATGAGACTTTGAATAGTCTATCTCTTGTTCATATAATCACTGATGCTGAGAGTACATCTTCTAGAGGAAATAATGGAAATTCTATTCTTCAGAGCCAAGCAGACAAATCCATTACTCGTTTCTACTTTGACTTTTCAGCTTCATGGCCACGTACTCCTAGTTGGATCTCTTTATTAGAAAGTAAttcattttattcaaaatttgcACGGATTTTCAAGCGGCTAGTGCAGGAATGTGGCATGTCCGTTTTATTGGCACTTAAAAGTACATTGGAGGAGTTTTCAAATGCCAAGGAGAAGTCTAAGCAGTGTGTTGCTGCTGAGGCATTTGCGGGTATATTGCATTCTGATGCCAATGGTATTTTAGGACAATGGGACAGCTGGATGATGGTCCACTTGCAGAATATCATTTTAGCACAATCCGTTGAGTCCATTCCTGAGTGGGCAGCTTGTGTACGGTATGCCGTTAGTGGAAAAGGGAGATATGGAACAAGAGTTCCTCTTCTAAGGCAACAAATCCTAGATTGTTTGGCAATACCTTTACCTCCAAAAGTAGCTACCACTGTAGTAGCCAAGCGCTATGCTTTTCTAGCAGCTGCACTTATAGAGATATCCCCACAGAAAATGCAAGTCGGTGAATTACAAATCCACAATAAACTTCTGGAGGAGCTTCTTGGTAATATGTGCCATTCCTCTGCCCAA GTAAGGGAAACTATAGGTGTCACCCTTTCTGTGTTATGCTCTAACATTCGGCTTTATGTGTTATCTGATCGTCATCATTCACACGAAGGAGGCAAGAATGATGTGAATAACCAACTTACGGAAAGttgtattaaaattttaaaagaacaaGCGTCTCAAGTGTTGATGAATATTCAAAACACTAGCCACTGTGTCAGTTTGGAGACTTCAAGAGATTTAAATGTTCCAGATGGACATTTGAATGGTGATTCACAGGATGATGTCAAATGGATGGAAACG CTATTCCATTTTATCATCTCATCTTTGAAGTCTGGAAGATCTTCATTTTTACTGGATGTAATTGTGGGACTTCTTTATCCTGTAATTTCGTTGCAG GAAACATTAAATAAGGATTTGTCAGCACTGGCCAAGGCAGCTTTTGATTTGCTAGGATGGAGAATTTTCTGGGAACCCCATCTCCAAGAAGTTGTATCTGTGATTCTTTCTTCAGCCAATGATTCTAACTGGCGAACGAGATCTGCAGTGTTGACATATCTACGAATTTTCATGCATAG GCACACTTTCATTCTCTCACGTTCAGAGAAACAAAAAATCTGGAGAACTGCTGAGAAGCTACTTATAGACATCCAAGTGGAGGCAAGTTCCAGG GTAAGAGAGCATGCTGCAACAGTTCTAGCGGGCTTAATGAAGGGTGGGGATGAAGACCTAGCTAGAGATTTCCGTGATAGAGCTTACAATGTGGCAAATCTTCTTGAAAGGAAGATAAAGCAGAG
- the LOC133874835 gene encoding proteasome activator subunit 4-like isoform X2: MHLYNAWLPPHVAEETKREKGSFARVVRTVKELHRPDDPDSVYSTLAWIPVIKLFIDAESEVALEDVGTLVKIGLELFHVSQNNLYAQVKWGKTLLRLINKYHKKLSLRVPWRPFYDTLISTHFTRNTGPEGAILKQRHFETLTCLVQSCRRFFPPGSALDIWSEFRPLVENPWHNSAFEGSGFLRLFLPTNLDNQDFYSCGRIKECVDLWDSIPNCHFWNCQWAGVIARVVKNCNFIDWECFLPTLFIRYLNMFKVPVANGCESYPFPLDVPQNIRFLFSNKTGTLVKAIAKSIVYLLKPHSSAQEHLEKFVNLLEQYYHPSNDGRWTYSLERVLLHLVTQFKKRLKHEQQNTNNGRPVELRLGRSERTFFVNVVLKLIDRGQYSKDEDLSDTVVAAISILSYVEPSLVLPFVASRYYMALETMTATHQLEIAVMSMAYVGRSLLLTTLSPYSVKPVHLGGGNVFIDLLRVSLSNALLGMDANDPPKTLATMQLISSIFSNLASLDDNTNGLLFMPIRFSQWLDEFLSRLFSLLLYLEPSSVLNEGLYSPETSGTFLVQYSSYYYIMLEILLGKLSKSLYDQALRKISEFVRTNTLPGAVEEVGLLCCACIHSNREEAVNHLIEPLLLSVISSLEDTLLLGFSEGKISNALISIKAKPALSPALETTINYQLKVLSIAISYGGPALLRCKDQFKEAIVSCFDSPSWKVNKAGGHLLRSLLRSLTHYYPTDLYKCILCHPDATALDKWISTKDYSEDEPVMPPKWHIPSSEEVQFANELLDLHLQSALDDLYRICQAGIHSEPGDNKEHLKVTLLRVDSSLQGVLSCLPDFNPSSRNGMVEDPDHAPFLIAGATGLHIGSSELREKAAEVIHAACKYLLEEKSDDSILLTLVIHIMDALVNYGRFWYDEWFGEAWNLESASITEPPINFIVSSHSKGKRRPRWNLIDKAYLHSMWRSLKSSYNKFCATGNFHPSNHMILLLDDLLKLCLHNYATVRRLASKSLLKMIKRWPSMISKCVFSLSENLRDLNSPEHAVLGSCAILTSKTVLRHLSTDSKSFSSFILGILLSSHHESLKAQKAIIELFVTYNIQFAGVSRSIFRTSDYRINGTDSANLVSQIISLGSDSSSLHWRYNLMANRVLLLLAMTSRNYLNSSSEILSDTAGHFLKNLKCRLPQTRILAISALNTLLKESPYKFSADAQPFFCDDLEGSTKSSLEGALTRIFKADGFFNETLNSLSLVHIITDAESTSSRGNNGNSILQSQADKSITRFYFDFSASWPRTPSWISLLESNSFYSKFARIFKRLVQECGMSVLLALKSTLEEFSNAKEKSKQCVAAEAFAGILHSDANGILGQWDSWMMVHLQNIILAQSVESIPEWAACVRYAVSGKGRYGTRVPLLRQQILDCLAIPLPPKVATTVVAKRYAFLAAALIEISPQKMQVGELQIHNKLLEELLGNMCHSSAQVRETIGVTLSVLCSNIRLYVLSDRHHSHEGGKNDVNNQLTESCIKILKEQASQVLMNIQNTSHCVSLETSRDLNVPDGHLNGDSQDDVKWMETLFHFIISSLKSGRSSFLLDVIVGLLYPVISLQETLNKDLSALAKAAFDLLGWRIFWEPHLQEVVSVILSSANDSNWRTRSAVLTYLRIFMHRHTFILSRSEKQKIWRTAEKLLIDIQVEVREHAATVLAGLMKGGDEDLARDFRDRAYNVANLLERKIKQRKRSEGQSVASIHGPVLALAACVLSAPYDMPSWLPEHVTLLARFSGEPSPVKSTVTKAIAEFRRTHADTWDIQKNSFSEEQLEVLADTSSSSSYFA; this comes from the exons ATGCATCTCTACAATGCTTGGCTGCCACCCCATGTTGCTGAGGAAACCAAGAGAGAGAAGGGATCCTTTGCTCGGGTCGTCAGGACAGTCAAGGAGCTGCATCGACCCGATGATCCTGATTCCGTTTACTCCACTCTCGCTTGGATACCTGTCATCAAACT TTTCATAGATGCTGAAAGTGAAGTGGCTTTGGAAGATGTAGGTACCCTCGTCAAAATTGGTTTAGAATTGTTTCACGTATCACAAAACAACCTTTATGCTCAg GTTAAATGGGGAAAAACATTACTCAGATTAATCAATAAGTATCACAAGAAATTGTCATTGAGAGTTCCGTGGCGGCCTTTTTATGATACTCTGATTAGCACACATTTCACCAG GAATACAGGTCCAGAAGGAGCGATACTAAAACAACGACATTTTGAGACTCTTACTTGTCTTGTTCAATCCTGCAGGAGATTCTTCCCACCAGGTTCTGCCTTGGACATATGGTCTGAGTTTAG ACCTTTAGTGGAAAATCCATGGCATAATTCAGCCTTTGAAGGATCTGGATTTCTGAGACTGTTTCTTCCTACAAATTTGGACAACCAGGACTTCTATTCATg TGGTAGGATTAAAGAGTGTGTAGACCTATGGGACTCGATACCAAATTGCCACTTCTGGAACTGTCAATGGGCTGGTGTGATAGCTCGTGTTGTAAAGAATTGCAACTTTATCGATTGGGAGTGTTTCTTGCCCACACTTTTCATTAGATACTTAAATATGTTTAAG GTTCCAGTGGCAAATGGATGTGAATCATACCCATTTCCTCTGGATGTTCCCCAAAACATAAGGTTCTTATTCTCCAACAAAACGGGTACCCTAGTGAAGGCTATTGCAAAATCAATT GTATATCTACTAAAACCTCATAGTTCAGCACAAGAGCACCTTGAGAAATTTGTCAACCTTTTGGAACA ATATTACCATCCTTCTAATGATGGTCGATGGACTTATTCATTGGAGCGTGTTTTGCTACATTTGGTCACTCAATTCAAGAAACGCCTAAAACATGAACAACA GAACACAAATAACGGTAGACCTGTCGAACTGCGTCTGGGAAGATCAGAGAGGACTTTCTTTGTGAATGTGGTGCTCAAGTTAATTGACCGTGGTCAATATAGCAAGGATGAAGATCTTTCTGACACGGTTGTGGCTGCAATTTCTATTCTGTCCTATGTGGAGCCTTCCTTGGTTCTTCCTTTTGTAGCATCTCGATATTATATGGCCTTGGAGACG ATGACTGCCACCCACCAATTGGAAATTGCTGTGATGTCCATGGCATATGTTGGGCGTTCACTACTTCTCACAACCCTATCACCTTACTCAGTAAAACCTGTTCATCTTGGTGGTGGTAATGTGTTCATTGATCTTCTGAGGGTTTCATTATCCAATGCATTACTTGGTATGGATGCCAATGATCCTCCTAAAACCTTGGCAACCATGCAATTAATTAGTTCCATATTTTCCAAT TTGGCTTCTTTAGATGATAATACAAATGGGTTGTTATTCATGCCAATCCGCTTTTCTCAATGGCTGGATGAGTTCTTATCTCGCTTATTTTCCTTGCTTCTATACTTGGAACCTAGCAGTGTTCT GAATGAAGGCCTATATTCACCAGAAACTTCAGGAACTTTTCTGGTCCAGTACAGTTCTTACTACTATATTATGCTTGAAATCTTGCTTGGGAAACTTTCAAAATCACTTTATGATCAG gctTTGAGGAAAATTTCCGAGTTTGTCAGGACCAATACTCTTCCTGGGGCAGTTGAAGAAGTTGGACTGCTTTGCTGCGCATGCATCCATTCGAACCGAGAAGAGGCGGTTAATCACCTTATTGAGCCACTCTTGTTGTCTGTTATATCCTCCTTGGAAGATACACTGCTTCTGGGATTTAGTGAAGGCAAAATTTCCAATGCCTTAATTTCAATAAAG GCGAAACCGGCACTTTCTCCAGCTCTTGAAACAACAATTAATTATCAATTGAAAGTACTATCAATCGCCATCAGTTATGGAGGTCCTGCACTTCTACGTTGCAAGGATCAATTTAAAGAAGCTATCGTTTCCTGTTTTGACTCACCATCTTGGAAG GTCAATAAAGCTGGTGGTCATCTTCTTCGATCACTCCTTAGAAGCCTGACACACTACTATCCTACTGATCTGTACAA GTGCATTTTGTGTCACCCTGACGCAACTGCACTGGACAAATGGATCAGCACAAAAGATTATTCTGAGGATGAACCAGTGATGCCCCCCAAGTGGCATATTCCGAGTTCTGAAGAAGTCCAATTTGCAAATGAACttttggatcttcatcttcaatcAGCTTTGGATGATCTTTATAGAATATGCCAAGCTGGAATCCATTCTGAGCCAG GGGACAACAAAGAGCACTTGAAAGTGACTCTTTTACGAGTTGATTCTTCATTGCAAGGTGTTTTGTCTTGCTTGCCTGATTTCAATCCATCCTCCAGGAATGGCATGGTTGAAGATCCAGATCATGCTCCTTTCTTAATAGCTGGAGCTACAGGTTTGCATATTGGCAGCAGTGAATTGCGGGAAAAAGCCGCTGAGGTCATACATGCTGCCTGCAA ATACTTATTAGAGGAAAAATCAGACGACAGCATCCTATTGACACTTGTTATTCATATTATGGATGCTTTAGTAAACTACG GAAGGTTTTGGTATGATGAGTGGTTTGGGGAGGCTTGGAATTTGGAGTCTGCGTCCATAACAGAACCtccaataaattttattgtgtCATCGCATTCTAAAGGAAAGAGAAG GCCAAGGTGGAACCTTATTGACAAGGCATACCTGCACAGCATGTGGAGATCTTTAAAGTCATCCTATAATAAATTTTGTGCAACTGGGAACTTCCATCCATCAAATCATATGATTCTTTTACTGGATGATCTTCTAAAGCTTTGTTTGCATAACTATGCAACAGTTCGCAG ACTCGCTAGCAAATCTTTGTTGAAGATGATCAAGAGATGGCCATctatgatttcaaagtgtgttTTCTCTCTTAGTGAGAACTTACGGGACCTCAACTCACCTGAACATGCAGTTCTAGGTTCTTGTGCAATCCTTACCTCAAAAACAGTTCTCAGGCATTTGTCAACG GATTCAAAGTCATTCTCTTCATTTATCCTTGGGATTCTTTTGAG CTCCCATCATGAATCACTAAAAGCCCAGAAAGCAATCATTGAG CTTTTTGTCACATACAACATCCAATTTGCTGGAGTATCTAGAAGCATTTTCAGGACATCAGATTATCGTATAAATGGAACAGATTCTGCAAATCTGGTTTCACAGATTATTTCCTTGGGTTCTGACTCTAGCAGCTTGCATTGGCg ATATAATCTGATGGCAAATAGAGTTCTGCTCCTCTTGGCTATGACATCCAGGAATTATCTGAATTCCTCTTCAGAAATCTTGAGTGATACTGCTG GTCACTTCTTGAAGAATTTAAAATGCCGTCTTCCTCAGACAAGAATACTTGCAATCTCGGCTCTAAATACACTGTTAAAAGAATCACCTTATAAATTTTCAGCTGATGCACAGCCTTTCTTTTGTGATGATTTAGAAGGAAGTACAAAATCATCCCTTGAAGGAGCTTTGACTCGAATTTTTAAAGCAGACGGATTTTTCAATGAGACTTTGAATAGTCTATCTCTTGTTCATATAATCACTGATGCTGAGAGTACATCTTCTAGAGGAAATAATGGAAATTCTATTCTTCAGAGCCAAGCAGACAAATCCATTACTCGTTTCTACTTTGACTTTTCAGCTTCATGGCCACGTACTCCTAGTTGGATCTCTTTATTAGAAAGTAAttcattttattcaaaatttgcACGGATTTTCAAGCGGCTAGTGCAGGAATGTGGCATGTCCGTTTTATTGGCACTTAAAAGTACATTGGAGGAGTTTTCAAATGCCAAGGAGAAGTCTAAGCAGTGTGTTGCTGCTGAGGCATTTGCGGGTATATTGCATTCTGATGCCAATGGTATTTTAGGACAATGGGACAGCTGGATGATGGTCCACTTGCAGAATATCATTTTAGCACAATCCGTTGAGTCCATTCCTGAGTGGGCAGCTTGTGTACGGTATGCCGTTAGTGGAAAAGGGAGATATGGAACAAGAGTTCCTCTTCTAAGGCAACAAATCCTAGATTGTTTGGCAATACCTTTACCTCCAAAAGTAGCTACCACTGTAGTAGCCAAGCGCTATGCTTTTCTAGCAGCTGCACTTATAGAGATATCCCCACAGAAAATGCAAGTCGGTGAATTACAAATCCACAATAAACTTCTGGAGGAGCTTCTTGGTAATATGTGCCATTCCTCTGCCCAA GTAAGGGAAACTATAGGTGTCACCCTTTCTGTGTTATGCTCTAACATTCGGCTTTATGTGTTATCTGATCGTCATCATTCACACGAAGGAGGCAAGAATGATGTGAATAACCAACTTACGGAAAGttgtattaaaattttaaaagaacaaGCGTCTCAAGTGTTGATGAATATTCAAAACACTAGCCACTGTGTCAGTTTGGAGACTTCAAGAGATTTAAATGTTCCAGATGGACATTTGAATGGTGATTCACAGGATGATGTCAAATGGATGGAAACG CTATTCCATTTTATCATCTCATCTTTGAAGTCTGGAAGATCTTCATTTTTACTGGATGTAATTGTGGGACTTCTTTATCCTGTAATTTCGTTGCAG GAAACATTAAATAAGGATTTGTCAGCACTGGCCAAGGCAGCTTTTGATTTGCTAGGATGGAGAATTTTCTGGGAACCCCATCTCCAAGAAGTTGTATCTGTGATTCTTTCTTCAGCCAATGATTCTAACTGGCGAACGAGATCTGCAGTGTTGACATATCTACGAATTTTCATGCATAG GCACACTTTCATTCTCTCACGTTCAGAGAAACAAAAAATCTGGAGAACTGCTGAGAAGCTACTTATAGACATCCAAGTGGAG GTAAGAGAGCATGCTGCAACAGTTCTAGCGGGCTTAATGAAGGGTGGGGATGAAGACCTAGCTAGAGATTTCCGTGATAGAGCTTACAATGTGGCAAATCTTCTTGAAAGGAAGATAAAGCAGAG